In Natranaerovirga hydrolytica, a single window of DNA contains:
- a CDS encoding HD domain-containing phosphohydrolase, which yields MTDGNLRVIFDSLYDAIIIHDLSGRILDVNKKMLSMYNIPYEAIDNLTIEEDLSASDNPFEKLPIIWKEVINGHEHFFEWKAKSYDNKKIFDVEVILTRISLQYQDVILATIRDISERKKTEKVIRQLSYHDKLTGLYNRAFFEKELQRLDNERHLPLSIIIGDVNGLKLTNDAFGHLEGDALLKRVAEVLKMATRKEDIIARWGGDEFAIIMPNTELKTAAKTCQRIKSNSLKVKSEPIPVSIGLGYAAKVVENQDIFDIIKDAETHMYSNKLKEGRNNRRQIINDLLERQVMLSDDLKYLTDVCLQLGKAYGLKDSELEKLKLLAQVHDIGKVAISKEIISKLGTLTDEEWIMVRKHSVVGYRILSTYPEYAHISNDVLTHHERWDGKGYPRGLKGEEIPILARILAIADAYEVIISGRPYRKARTHEQALKEIEDNSGTQFDPTVVKLFLNLMRK from the coding sequence ATGACAGATGGCAATTTAAGGGTAATTTTTGATAGTTTATATGATGCAATCATCATTCATGACCTTTCAGGGAGAATACTAGATGTTAATAAAAAAATGTTATCAATGTATAACATTCCATATGAAGCAATTGATAATCTTACTATTGAGGAAGATTTATCAGCAAGTGATAATCCCTTTGAAAAATTACCGATTATTTGGAAAGAGGTCATAAACGGTCATGAGCATTTTTTTGAATGGAAGGCAAAATCATATGACAACAAAAAAATATTTGATGTTGAAGTGATTCTAACAAGGATATCTTTACAATATCAAGATGTGATATTAGCAACAATTCGAGATATCAGTGAGAGAAAGAAAACTGAAAAAGTTATTCGACAGTTATCCTATCATGATAAACTGACAGGTTTATACAACCGCGCATTCTTTGAAAAAGAGCTTCAACGCTTAGACAATGAGCGTCATTTGCCTTTAAGCATTATCATTGGAGATGTTAACGGACTTAAGCTGACTAATGATGCATTTGGCCATCTTGAGGGGGATGCATTATTAAAGAGAGTAGCTGAGGTGCTAAAAATGGCTACACGTAAGGAAGATATCATAGCTCGATGGGGTGGTGATGAGTTTGCCATAATAATGCCAAATACTGAATTAAAAACGGCAGCCAAAACATGTCAACGAATTAAAAGCAATTCCCTTAAAGTGAAATCAGAACCTATTCCTGTTAGTATAGGATTAGGATATGCAGCTAAAGTTGTTGAAAATCAGGATATTTTTGACATAATCAAGGATGCTGAAACCCACATGTATTCCAACAAGCTAAAAGAAGGTAGAAATAATAGACGGCAAATCATCAACGATCTGCTTGAACGTCAAGTCATGTTAAGTGATGATTTAAAATATCTAACGGATGTTTGCCTGCAATTGGGTAAAGCTTATGGGCTAAAGGATAGTGAATTGGAAAAACTTAAGCTGTTGGCCCAAGTCCATGATATAGGAAAGGTAGCTATATCTAAAGAAATCATTTCAAAGCTAGGCACCCTAACAGATGAAGAGTGGATAATGGTGAGAAAGCATAGTGTAGTGGGATACAGGATTCTTTCGACTTATCCTGAGTATGCACATATTTCAAATGACGTTTTGACACATCACGAACGCTGGGACGGAAAGGGATATCCCCGAGGGTTAAAAGGAGAAGAAATCCCTATATTGGCAAGGATATTAGCAATAGCAGATGCGTACGAAGTGATTATATCCGGGCGTCCTTATAGGAAGGCTAGAACACATGAACAAGCGCTTAAAGAGATTGAAGATAATAGCGGAACACAATTTGACCCTACGGTAGTGAAGTTATTTTTGAACTTAATGAGGAAGTAA
- a CDS encoding CPBP family glutamic-type intramembrane protease, which translates to MTDNKNKKLQKAYSKESDSMSYPFSIKIVFMFIATIVLGVVIDLGETLLPQGDDWRLTFAARGVLATLLILPFLLFVERHFKHRNWKENSIFEIDWRFLVHGAMAWFIPASVIITISKVLGWSVFLADISLIELVTHTIIFVPLVIGAYVLPEELIFRGYIQKNLSKSLSVWPSIFLQAGLFTLWGQIVNGYFNGIGTLFIYGVFFGLLRNMTGNVWAGIGLRLAISTTFSLLGYMGYEMIGSMAGFLNTAIEILPLFATYFVISRLSRQKSNQLLNGELLKQVRSYHETKKINNDKGLTQKGISYDVGTSYVPGQSSRPNWYPEVMRREIQVIRDELHCNSILIFGNDLKRLVECAEEALKSGLYVWLQPRLMNSQQTEMISNLKEVSKAAEKLRQKYQNIGLNIGCELSFFTAGSIPGRDFSHRAKILGFLAPLLPLFNWRLNKLLRKAAAVARSHFNGSISYGAGTWEDVDWSQFDMIGLNYYLDSTNQTNYVNSLRKFYKYDKPIVITEFGCCSYEGAEFKGASGADIQDWMEINHRKLDGIYTRNEQVQADYIGSLINLYEQEGLYGAFVCMFIEGDSPYSEDPLYDLDRASFGIVKPYPLESGKLADEGYWQRKQAFYEIAQRYGSKD; encoded by the coding sequence GTGACGGACAATAAAAATAAGAAGTTACAAAAAGCCTATTCAAAAGAATCAGATAGTATGTCATACCCTTTCTCTATTAAAATAGTCTTTATGTTTATTGCTACGATAGTATTAGGGGTAGTGATTGACCTGGGAGAAACTCTATTGCCTCAAGGAGATGACTGGCGATTGACATTTGCTGCTAGAGGGGTGCTAGCCACACTGTTAATTTTACCTTTTTTGCTGTTTGTAGAAAGGCATTTTAAACACCGGAATTGGAAAGAAAACAGTATTTTTGAGATAGACTGGCGTTTCTTGGTACATGGGGCTATGGCATGGTTTATCCCCGCCAGTGTTATCATTACTATCTCTAAGGTTCTTGGGTGGAGTGTTTTTTTAGCTGACATATCTCTAATAGAACTAGTAACGCATACCATAATCTTTGTACCACTCGTTATAGGTGCTTACGTTCTTCCAGAAGAGCTCATTTTTAGAGGTTATATCCAGAAGAACCTTTCTAAGTCATTGTCTGTTTGGCCCTCCATCTTCTTGCAAGCAGGGTTATTTACTCTATGGGGGCAGATTGTCAACGGATATTTTAACGGAATAGGTACCCTTTTTATATATGGTGTGTTTTTTGGACTGTTAAGAAATATGACTGGAAATGTATGGGCAGGTATAGGTTTGCGATTAGCAATTAGTACTACCTTCAGTCTTCTAGGGTACATGGGATATGAGATGATTGGTAGCATGGCCGGATTTCTGAATACTGCTATTGAAATTTTACCGCTTTTTGCAACCTATTTTGTCATTTCTCGGTTATCTAGACAGAAAAGTAATCAACTATTAAATGGAGAGTTGTTAAAACAAGTCCGTTCGTACCATGAGACAAAGAAGATAAACAATGATAAAGGCTTAACACAGAAGGGGATTTCCTATGATGTAGGGACAAGCTATGTTCCTGGACAGAGTTCTCGCCCAAATTGGTATCCAGAAGTTATGCGCCGTGAGATCCAAGTAATCCGAGATGAACTACATTGCAACTCAATTTTAATCTTTGGCAACGATCTTAAGCGTTTAGTGGAATGTGCAGAGGAAGCCTTGAAGAGTGGCCTGTATGTATGGTTGCAGCCTCGTTTGATGAATTCGCAACAAACAGAAATGATATCCAATTTAAAGGAGGTGTCCAAAGCAGCAGAAAAGTTGAGACAGAAATATCAAAACATAGGCTTAAACATAGGATGTGAGCTTAGTTTTTTTACTGCTGGAAGTATTCCAGGACGAGACTTCTCACATCGAGCAAAAATTCTCGGTTTTCTAGCACCCCTTCTTCCCTTATTTAATTGGAGACTAAATAAACTACTGAGAAAAGCTGCGGCCGTTGCTCGCTCCCATTTTAATGGATCTATCTCCTATGGAGCTGGTACATGGGAAGATGTAGATTGGAGTCAATTCGACATGATCGGATTAAATTATTATCTTGATTCCACAAATCAGACCAACTATGTCAATAGTTTACGAAAATTTTACAAATATGACAAACCTATTGTTATCACAGAATTCGGCTGTTGTTCATATGAAGGGGCAGAGTTCAAGGGAGCCTCTGGAGCCGATATTCAAGACTGGATGGAAATTAATCATAGAAAACTTGATGGTATATATACAAGGAATGAACAGGTACAGGCAGATTATATTGGTAGTCTCATCAATCTATACGAACAAGAAGGACTCTATGGTGCATTTGTCTGTATGTTTATAGAAGGAGATTCACCATATTCTGAAGATCCACTGTATGATTTAGATAGGGCAAGTTTTGGAATAGTTAAGCCTTATCCATTGGAGTCAGGTAAATTGGCTGATGAGGGTTACTGGCAACGTAAACAAGCTTTTTATGAGATTGCTCAACGTTATGGTTCTAAAGATTAA
- a CDS encoding DEAD/DEAH box helicase family protein: protein MCYNFDFLKKEEKYKDFTYACIEAEKSLAVSCASTAILARRALELAVKWVFSYDHELDAPYQDNLASLIHDYRFKGIIDTKLFPMITYIQKLGNKAVHSATPIPREQAVLALRNLFEFISWIDYCYSDEYEEVTFDESLLGDNEKERKSRDELKDLYERLGSKDRKLEEIIKENEALRRENAAKRVDNKKNRDFKVDEISEFKTRKMYIDLEIELSGWTIGKDFLEEVEVDGMPNQAQKGFVDYVLYADSGKPLAVIEAKKTSVNPRIGQIQARRYADCLEKEHRFRPMIFYTNGFEYYLWDDESYPERLVSGIYTKEELEWLHFKKKNKVSLKDPVINEAITNRHYQKMAITALCDALERGNRKALLVMATGSGKTRTAISIVDVLVKRGWVKNILFLADRTALVKQAKKNFKALLPELSLCNLLDSKDNPESRMVFSTYPTMMNAIDDVKNKRNEKLFTSGHFDLIIIDESHRSIYKKYQDIFNYFDAILLGLTATPKNDLDKNTYTIFELENNVPTYAYELGEAIEDGFLVPYHTIETKMKFLEDGIHYDDLTDEEKEQFEETFDDDVKDISGEALNSFLFNDHTIDTVIQELMEKGLKVEGGDKLGKTIVFAKNKKHADFIIKRFDALYPNHKGNFAKAVYTGINYVESTMDDFEIKDKLPQIAVSVDMLDTGIDVPEILNLVFFKKVRSKTKFWQMIGRGTRLCENLYGVGLHKESFRIFDYCSNFEFFRTNKNGKEAKMMKSLTENLFNIRIGIIKELQNLDYQTDDYLNHRKSLIEGILKDVKSVDEMKFNARMKLQFLHKFNQESAFENLTDAHVRELEEHVAPLVPAIDDDELAKRFDYLMYTIEYADLKRVPASKPKNRVVTTAEKLTFKGTIEKVKKQESLIHKVQTNEHWEEADLFDHEEVREAFRELIKFLDSKSGEIYYTNFTDEIMESKESPGEYSINDMQSYRKKVNKYLMEHQNDLVIYKLRNNNLLTEEDIKYLEKVLWQELGTKDDYVKEFGDEPLLKLVSKIVGLDPQAANKVFSEFLSDESLNINQMEFVKLVVNYMIKNGSLDKRVLNEHPFNKRGNVMNLFDGKLDVAKRIIGAIDQINGRLSV from the coding sequence ATGTGCTACAACTTTGATTTCCTAAAAAAAGAAGAGAAATACAAGGACTTTACATACGCTTGTATTGAAGCTGAAAAGAGTTTGGCGGTTTCCTGTGCCAGTACAGCCATACTTGCACGTAGAGCCTTAGAACTGGCTGTAAAGTGGGTGTTTTCTTATGATCATGAGTTAGATGCCCCTTATCAGGACAATCTTGCTTCCTTAATTCACGATTATCGTTTTAAAGGCATCATTGATACCAAGCTTTTCCCCATGATTACCTACATACAAAAGCTTGGGAACAAAGCTGTCCATTCTGCAACGCCTATTCCAAGGGAGCAAGCTGTACTTGCCCTTCGTAATCTCTTTGAGTTTATTTCTTGGATAGACTATTGCTATTCAGATGAATACGAAGAGGTAACCTTTGATGAGAGCCTTCTTGGGGATAATGAAAAAGAAAGAAAAAGCAGAGACGAGCTCAAAGACCTATATGAGCGCCTGGGTTCAAAAGACCGTAAACTCGAAGAAATCATCAAAGAAAATGAAGCCTTAAGACGTGAAAATGCCGCAAAGCGTGTGGACAATAAGAAAAATCGTGATTTTAAGGTGGATGAAATTTCTGAGTTTAAAACCCGAAAAATGTACATCGATCTTGAGATTGAATTAAGTGGATGGACCATTGGAAAGGACTTCCTTGAAGAAGTTGAAGTGGATGGCATGCCCAATCAAGCTCAAAAAGGCTTTGTAGATTATGTCCTTTATGCGGATAGTGGTAAACCACTTGCAGTGATAGAAGCAAAGAAAACCAGTGTCAACCCCCGTATTGGACAAATACAAGCCCGGCGTTATGCAGACTGCTTAGAAAAAGAACATCGTTTTAGACCCATGATTTTTTATACCAATGGTTTTGAGTATTATTTATGGGACGATGAGAGTTATCCAGAGCGTTTGGTATCAGGCATATACACCAAAGAAGAACTTGAGTGGCTTCATTTTAAAAAGAAAAATAAAGTGTCATTAAAAGATCCTGTGATTAACGAAGCTATTACCAACAGGCATTATCAAAAAATGGCCATTACAGCCTTGTGCGATGCTTTAGAAAGAGGTAACCGAAAAGCCCTTCTTGTCATGGCAACGGGTTCTGGAAAGACGAGAACAGCCATCTCCATTGTGGATGTACTGGTTAAAAGAGGATGGGTCAAAAACATTCTATTCCTTGCAGACCGTACCGCTTTGGTCAAGCAAGCCAAGAAAAATTTTAAGGCTTTATTACCGGAGCTTTCCCTTTGCAATCTGCTTGACAGCAAAGACAACCCAGAGAGCAGAATGGTTTTTTCAACCTATCCGACTATGATGAATGCCATTGATGATGTGAAAAACAAACGAAATGAAAAGCTTTTTACTAGTGGGCATTTTGATCTCATTATCATTGATGAAAGCCACCGAAGCATTTATAAAAAATACCAAGATATTTTCAATTATTTTGATGCCATTTTGTTAGGCCTAACAGCGACACCAAAAAATGATTTGGATAAAAACACCTATACTATTTTTGAACTTGAAAACAATGTGCCAACCTATGCCTATGAACTTGGTGAAGCCATTGAAGATGGGTTCTTGGTCCCTTATCATACCATCGAAACCAAAATGAAGTTTTTAGAAGACGGGATACACTACGATGACTTAACCGATGAAGAAAAAGAGCAGTTTGAAGAAACCTTTGACGATGATGTAAAAGATATTAGTGGTGAGGCGCTAAATTCTTTTCTCTTCAATGATCATACCATTGATACCGTTATCCAAGAGTTGATGGAAAAAGGTTTGAAAGTAGAAGGTGGCGATAAACTGGGGAAAACCATCGTGTTTGCGAAAAATAAAAAACATGCTGATTTTATAATTAAGCGTTTTGATGCCCTTTATCCTAACCACAAAGGCAATTTTGCTAAGGCTGTTTACACAGGAATCAATTATGTGGAAAGCACCATGGATGATTTTGAAATAAAAGATAAACTGCCCCAAATAGCGGTTTCTGTCGATATGCTGGATACCGGAATAGATGTGCCTGAAATCCTCAATCTCGTATTCTTTAAAAAGGTGCGATCCAAAACAAAATTCTGGCAGATGATTGGGCGTGGAACAAGGCTATGTGAAAATTTATATGGCGTTGGTCTTCATAAAGAGAGTTTTAGAATATTCGATTACTGTAGTAACTTTGAGTTCTTTAGAACCAATAAAAATGGCAAAGAAGCTAAGATGATGAAGTCTCTGACAGAAAACCTTTTCAATATCCGCATAGGCATTATTAAAGAGCTTCAAAACTTGGATTATCAAACAGATGATTATTTAAATCACAGAAAATCATTGATTGAGGGTATCTTAAAAGATGTGAAGTCTGTTGATGAAATGAAATTCAATGCCAGAATGAAGCTCCAGTTCCTGCATAAATTCAATCAAGAGAGTGCTTTTGAAAATTTAACAGATGCTCATGTTAGAGAACTAGAAGAACATGTTGCGCCACTTGTACCAGCCATAGATGATGATGAACTGGCAAAACGCTTTGATTATTTGATGTACACCATTGAATATGCAGACTTAAAAAGAGTTCCAGCATCAAAACCGAAAAACCGAGTGGTGACAACAGCCGAGAAGCTCACTTTTAAGGGGACTATTGAAAAAGTTAAGAAGCAAGAATCCTTAATCCATAAAGTTCAAACCAATGAACACTGGGAAGAAGCAGATCTATTTGATCATGAAGAAGTCCGTGAAGCTTTTAGAGAATTGATTAAATTCTTAGACAGCAAATCGGGTGAAATTTATTATACCAATTTCACCGATGAAATTATGGAATCCAAAGAAAGTCCAGGCGAATATTCTATCAATGACATGCAAAGTTATCGCAAAAAAGTGAATAAGTATTTAATGGAGCATCAAAATGATCTGGTCATCTATAAGCTACGTAACAATAATCTTTTAACGGAAGAAGATATTAAATACCTAGAAAAAGTTTTGTGGCAGGAGCTAGGAACAAAAGACGACTATGTCAAAGAATTTGGTGATGAACCACTGCTTAAACTGGTGAGTAAAATTGTAGGCTTAGACCCACAAGCTGCCAACAAAGTGTTTTCAGAGTTTTTATCAGATGAAAGCCTCAATATCAATCAAATGGAATTTGTGAAGTTAGTGGTCAATTATATGATTAAAAACGGTAGCTTAGATAAAAGGGTTCTCAATGAACATCCCTTTAACAAGCGTGGCAATGTCATGAACCTATTTGATGGCAAGCTGGATGTGGCAAAGCGTATTATTGGAGCTATTGATCAGATTAATGGCAGGTTGAGTGTCTAG
- a CDS encoding TetR family transcriptional regulator: MTQDLRITKGNETKERILTASMKIIAEEGIEGLSAKKIADLLGISKSNIFHHFGSVDEVLNVVFENILAYLVEPVKSHQCPDLEVFLLFLGESIYSLSEEEKLTYSVLLNFYNACLYNEKFRTYLLKTKDEMIVAIATQLSRYSSHRKERLLQISEMIIMTLDGYGLHFLLESDIITFRKIWALQVEAWQSLLK; encoded by the coding sequence ATAACTCAAGATTTAAGAATTACTAAAGGCAATGAAACAAAAGAGCGCATTCTAACTGCATCTATGAAAATCATTGCTGAAGAAGGAATCGAGGGATTAAGTGCAAAAAAAATAGCTGATCTTTTAGGCATTAGTAAGAGCAATATTTTCCACCATTTTGGGTCTGTGGATGAAGTTCTAAATGTGGTTTTTGAGAACATACTAGCTTATCTCGTGGAACCAGTTAAATCCCACCAATGTCCAGACTTAGAAGTATTTCTTCTATTTCTTGGGGAGAGTATTTACTCACTTAGTGAAGAAGAAAAGTTAACCTATTCTGTTTTACTTAATTTCTATAATGCTTGCTTATACAATGAAAAATTTAGAACCTATTTATTAAAGACTAAAGATGAGATGATAGTTGCTATTGCTACACAATTATCTCGCTATAGTTCTCACAGAAAAGAAAGACTTTTACAAATTTCAGAAATGATCATCATGACATTAGATGGTTACGGCCTTCATTTTTTACTAGAATCTGATATTATAACATTTAGAAAGATTTGGGCTTTGCAAGTAGAAGCATGGCAGTCTTTATTAAAATAA
- a CDS encoding N-acetyltransferase, with translation MIRKFETDDLVEVMEIWLESNIKAHNFIDESYWKENYEMVKEMLPQATLYVYEEHGTIQGFVGLMDHYIPGIFVQNECQSRGIGKSLLDYIKARYPSLSLKVYKNNIGAVNFYQREKFVIREEKIDENTKEIEYVMNWEKQSIEK, from the coding sequence ATGATAAGAAAGTTTGAAACAGATGATTTAGTAGAGGTTATGGAAATATGGTTAGAATCCAATATTAAGGCCCATAATTTTATTGATGAAAGCTACTGGAAAGAAAATTATGAAATGGTAAAAGAAATGTTACCACAAGCCACACTATATGTGTATGAAGAGCATGGCACTATTCAAGGTTTTGTTGGTTTGATGGATCATTATATCCCAGGAATTTTTGTCCAAAATGAGTGTCAATCTAGAGGTATCGGTAAGTCTTTACTGGATTATATTAAAGCACGTTATCCTTCACTATCGTTAAAAGTATATAAAAATAACATAGGAGCCGTCAATTTTTATCAAAGAGAAAAGTTTGTTATTAGAGAAGAAAAAATTGATGAAAATACTAAGGAAATTGAGTATGTAATGAATTGGGAAAAACAATCAATTGAAAAATAG
- a CDS encoding TetR family transcriptional regulator — protein MNQSLDVKKNIQKAAKRLFALNGYNATSTRDIVREAGVNISAIAYHFGSKEGLFLSLFNDFLFLDDEASVFVGNPVLELKKLLTWIISLRFEDPELVTILQQEIVVHSTRTEAVKERLVPIWQRIHLLLEQGKEAGYFQFHSVYNALNFVMSAAVFPWQNPFFRDVVDRNELEEAVIAEMIGLILKGLGWKDSK, from the coding sequence TTGAATCAAAGTCTTGATGTAAAGAAAAACATTCAAAAAGCGGCCAAGAGACTCTTTGCTTTAAATGGCTACAATGCAACTTCCACACGTGATATTGTTAGGGAAGCAGGTGTCAATATTTCAGCTATTGCATATCATTTTGGCAGCAAGGAAGGTTTGTTTTTATCCCTCTTTAATGACTTTTTATTTCTGGACGATGAGGCTTCTGTTTTTGTTGGCAATCCGGTATTGGAGTTGAAAAAACTTTTAACATGGATCATTAGCCTTCGTTTCGAAGACCCAGAATTGGTAACGATTTTACAACAGGAAATTGTGGTTCATAGCACTCGAACAGAAGCTGTCAAAGAACGACTCGTTCCTATATGGCAACGAATTCATTTGCTATTGGAACAAGGCAAAGAAGCAGGGTATTTTCAGTTTCACAGTGTCTATAACGCATTAAACTTTGTCATGTCTGCAGCAGTGTTTCCATGGCAGAACCCCTTTTTTCGAGATGTGGTGGATAGAAATGAATTGGAAGAAGCAGTGATCGCGGAAATGATTGGCTTAATTTTGAAAGGACTTGGGTGGAAAGATTCCAAGTGA
- a CDS encoding transposase, protein MSSLNALQLDSNSKLKINFDGGDLSSDSGLLLIKEFAHKFGFHKQVKQLFNTRDKAIRFHKDDENLLQLVYQIIAGYFDDDADELTNEPVFTNILGKDSLASQPTLSRFWNRMDDTTLKQFTAIIKSLKAAAYQFDPTKQVLLDLDCNGII, encoded by the coding sequence ATGTCTAGTTTAAATGCACTTCAATTAGATAGCAATAGTAAATTAAAAATAAATTTCGATGGTGGCGACTTATCCTCCGATTCTGGGCTTCTTCTTATTAAAGAATTCGCCCATAAATTTGGTTTCCATAAACAAGTTAAACAATTATTTAATACGAGAGATAAGGCCATCCGTTTCCACAAAGATGATGAAAACCTTCTTCAGCTAGTATATCAAATCATTGCCGGTTACTTTGATGACGACGCTGATGAGCTGACAAATGAACCTGTTTTTACAAACATTCTCGGTAAAGACTCACTTGCTTCTCAACCTACTTTATCCAGATTTTGGAACCGAATGGATGACACAACACTAAAACAATTTACCGCTATCATCAAGTCCTTGAAAGCGGCCGCTTATCAATTCGATCCTACAAAACAAGTACTTCTAGATTTGGATTGTAATGGTATAATATAG
- a CDS encoding SRPBCC domain-containing protein, with translation MKELRTEIHIQAPVEKVWKVLTDVEKYPQWNPFIKSLQGDLVEGEIIQVELQPADKKPMTMRPQIILVQKERELRWKGRMFLPGIFDGEHIFELTVLENQTTQFIHREKFSGIMVPFLKKMLDNNTRRGFEMMNQQLKERCEAQ, from the coding sequence ATGAAAGAATTACGTACAGAGATACACATTCAGGCACCTGTTGAGAAGGTATGGAAGGTTTTGACGGATGTTGAAAAGTATCCCCAATGGAATCCATTTATTAAATCCCTTCAGGGCGATCTAGTTGAAGGCGAAATCATTCAGGTGGAATTGCAGCCGGCGGATAAAAAGCCTATGACAATGCGCCCACAAATCATATTGGTTCAAAAAGAGAGAGAATTGCGATGGAAAGGCAGAATGTTTTTACCAGGGATTTTTGATGGGGAGCATATCTTTGAACTGACCGTACTGGAAAATCAGACCACCCAATTCATTCATCGGGAGAAATTCAGTGGCATCATGGTCCCTTTTCTTAAGAAGATGCTAGACAACAACACCCGACGGGGTTTTGAAATGATGAACCAACAATTGAAAGAGCGATGCGAAGCCCAATAA
- a CDS encoding type II toxin-antitoxin system prevent-host-death family antitoxin — MILTKKGRGKYVILDIEDYEKMKATLKLLANLEEGEISAREEGWLSDDFLYQVR, encoded by the coding sequence GTGATTCTTACTAAAAAAGGTAGAGGAAAGTATGTGATTCTAGATATTGAAGACTATGAAAAAATGAAAGCTACACTTAAGTTGTTAGCAAATTTGGAAGAAGGAGAAATATCTGCAAGAGAGGAAGGCTGGTTATCTGATGATTTTCTGTATCAAGTGCGATAG
- a CDS encoding YwbE family protein, translating into MDGSIRDNIKQGTKVRVVQKQDQRSGKLTEGVVLKILTNSYTHPHGIKVMLVGGIVGRVKEILD; encoded by the coding sequence ATGGATGGATCTATTCGAGACAACATAAAGCAAGGTACAAAGGTTAGAGTGGTTCAAAAGCAAGATCAACGTTCTGGAAAATTAACAGAAGGTGTAGTTTTAAAAATACTTACCAATTCCTATACCCATCCACATGGCATTAAAGTGATGCTTGTGGGTGGAATTGTTGGTAGGGTTAAAGAAATATTAGATTAA
- a CDS encoding winged helix-turn-helix domain-containing protein, producing the protein MAIPKYHEFMKPVLELLKDNQVHKRVDMYKVLAVQFQLTEEELEEWLPSGKQLVYKNRIGWALTYLKKAKVIESPARASFKITELGHKVLQENPEVVDQNYLKKFEGFQEFINSTSDNTLLDDDISDISSDESPQDLLDRAYKTISKTLADDLLTEVMNQSPDLGE; encoded by the coding sequence GTGGCAATACCAAAATATCATGAATTTATGAAACCCGTTTTGGAATTATTGAAAGACAATCAAGTCCATAAGCGTGTGGACATGTATAAGGTTTTAGCAGTGCAGTTTCAATTGACAGAGGAAGAACTTGAAGAGTGGCTGCCAAGTGGTAAACAACTGGTTTATAAAAACAGAATTGGCTGGGCACTGACTTATCTAAAAAAGGCTAAAGTAATTGAATCACCTGCAAGAGCTAGTTTTAAAATTACTGAACTTGGCCATAAAGTACTACAAGAAAATCCAGAGGTTGTGGATCAAAATTATCTCAAGAAGTTTGAAGGTTTTCAAGAATTTATAAACAGTACTTCGGACAATACGCTTCTAGACGATGATATTTCTGATATCAGTAGTGATGAGTCACCTCAAGATTTACTGGATAGAGCCTATAAGACTATATCAAAGACTTTGGCTGATGATCTATTGACAGAAGTTATGAACCAATCACCAGACTTGGGAGAGTAA